One Sediminibacillus dalangtanensis genomic region harbors:
- a CDS encoding L-carnitine dehydrogenase — translation MNQTTQSTKTFAVIGTGVIGNGWIARFLANGHDVVAFDPAEGAEEKTRRAVELAWPSLKEIGLAEGATIDRLRFVPTIEEAVAQADLIQENVPEREELKKNVLASIDQHAKPDAIIGSSTSGIMPSTLQEGLQHPERLVVAHPFNPVYILPLVELVGGKATSQATIDAAKEVYAAIQMKPLVIRKEIEGHLADRLMEALWREALHMVNDGVATTEEVDAAIIYGAGLRWAQMGPFLTFHLAGGEQGMRHMLEQFGPALKQPWTKLVAPELTDELKERVIEGCESHAGDASIAELESKRNEFLVKVLDLVEDYWPETKSIAKRGE, via the coding sequence ATGAATCAAACAACACAATCAACGAAGACATTTGCAGTCATCGGCACCGGGGTTATCGGCAATGGCTGGATCGCACGCTTCTTGGCTAATGGTCATGATGTCGTAGCCTTTGATCCTGCAGAAGGAGCCGAAGAGAAAACGCGCCGTGCAGTGGAATTGGCATGGCCATCCCTGAAGGAAATCGGATTGGCTGAAGGGGCAACCATTGATCGCTTGCGCTTTGTTCCTACCATAGAAGAAGCAGTTGCACAAGCTGATCTGATTCAAGAAAACGTACCGGAACGGGAAGAACTGAAAAAAAACGTGCTGGCTAGCATTGATCAGCATGCCAAGCCGGACGCAATCATCGGCTCGAGTACTTCCGGCATTATGCCATCGACGTTGCAGGAAGGTTTGCAGCATCCAGAGCGCCTCGTTGTCGCCCATCCATTCAACCCGGTCTATATTTTGCCATTAGTGGAATTGGTCGGCGGAAAAGCTACCAGTCAGGCGACGATCGATGCAGCAAAAGAAGTTTATGCTGCTATCCAAATGAAGCCGCTGGTCATCCGTAAAGAAATCGAGGGTCATTTAGCCGACCGCTTAATGGAAGCTTTGTGGCGCGAGGCACTTCATATGGTGAATGACGGAGTGGCAACAACCGAGGAAGTGGATGCCGCCATTATTTATGGAGCAGGTCTGCGCTGGGCGCAAATGGGGCCATTCCTGACATTCCATTTGGCCGGCGGTGAACAAGGAATGCGCCATATGCTCGAACAATTCGGGCCAGCATTGAAGCAGCCGTGGACCAAACTGGTCGCACCAGAGTTGACCGATGAGTTGAAAGAAAGGGTTATTGAAGGCTGCGAATCCCATGCTGGTGATGCTTCTATTGCCGAATTGGAAAGCAAACGGAATGAATTTCTCGTCAAAGTGCTGGATTTAGTGGAGGATTACTGGCCGGAAACAAAAAGTATTGCTAAAAGAGGTGAGTAA
- a CDS encoding thioesterase family protein — MTDKPFHYQNRVHDEWVDYNGHMNDAAYAKAFSQAVDAFIEDIGLDEETRTSWGYTIFTLETHICYLQEAHRDQELRLDIQLLDDDTKRLHVFFTMKNADGDLLATSEQMLMGINTEQGRPAPFPDPVAAAIEQLRDAQQYLSTPKQAGRHIGIKR; from the coding sequence ATGACCGACAAGCCGTTTCATTATCAAAACCGTGTCCATGATGAATGGGTGGATTATAACGGCCATATGAACGATGCTGCCTATGCGAAAGCATTCAGCCAGGCCGTTGATGCATTTATTGAAGATATTGGATTGGATGAGGAAACCCGTACAAGTTGGGGATATACAATTTTCACCCTCGAGACGCATATTTGTTATTTGCAAGAGGCGCATCGCGACCAGGAACTAAGACTGGATATTCAATTGCTGGATGATGACACAAAACGTCTGCATGTATTTTTCACCATGAAAAACGCTGATGGTGATTTGCTGGCCACAAGCGAGCAAATGCTGATGGGAATCAATACCGAGCAAGGCCGACCTGCTCCATTCCCCGATCCGGTCGCGGCTGCCATCGAGCAGCTGCGCGACGCACAGCAATATTTATCAACACCGAAACAAGCGGGCAGGCACATCGGTATTAAACGCTAG
- a CDS encoding TetR/AcrR family transcriptional regulator, which produces MGRHSRKVEILTAASKIVSERGIFNLTLEAVAEEAGISKGGLLYHFPSKEALVEGMVEHLTNNYREKIANNAEMDPEEKGQWVRAYVNVTFNQVYQNKDMNAGLLAAKAVNEKLLDPIRELYAEWQQEIEEDGIDPVKATIIRLASDGIWLAELFDIYHIEQEKKEEVYKTLLEWADE; this is translated from the coding sequence ATGGGCAGACATTCTAGAAAAGTAGAAATACTTACTGCTGCATCCAAAATCGTCAGCGAACGAGGGATATTTAATCTGACCTTGGAAGCTGTTGCGGAGGAAGCTGGTATCAGTAAGGGAGGATTATTGTACCATTTTCCTTCCAAAGAAGCCCTGGTAGAAGGAATGGTGGAACACTTGACCAATAACTATCGGGAAAAAATCGCCAACAATGCAGAAATGGATCCGGAAGAAAAAGGGCAGTGGGTGCGTGCCTATGTAAACGTCACTTTTAATCAAGTATATCAAAATAAAGACATGAATGCCGGATTGCTGGCAGCAAAGGCGGTCAATGAAAAACTGCTTGATCCCATTCGGGAACTGTATGCTGAATGGCAGCAGGAAATTGAAGAGGATGGGATTGATCCCGTAAAGGCAACCATTATCCGTCTTGCTTCAGATGGTATCTGGCTGGCGGAGTTATTTGATATTTACCATATCGAGCAGGAGAAAAAGGAAGAGGTTTACAAGACACTATTAGAGTGGGCCGACGAATAA
- a CDS encoding 3-keto-5-aminohexanoate cleavage protein yields MNKVLLTAAVTGAGDTTKKSKHVPVTPKEIAEAAIASAKAGATVAHVHARDPETGGISHHIDHYREIVDRIRESETDVIINITSGGGGDFIPSLDTPAAGGNGTDMQTPAERHEPVGELLPEMCTLDCGSTNFGNMIYLSPTDWLREQAKLVQASGVKPELECFDTGHLRFAKQLIDEGLIDGDPMFQFCLGIPWGAEADVETMTYMKNRLPENAHWSAFGIGRMQLPIAAQAAMLGGNVRVGLEDNLYLSKGVFARNDQLVEKAITMLHGNGMEVMTPQEARESYGLRNPNGGMKS; encoded by the coding sequence ATGAATAAAGTTCTTTTGACTGCAGCCGTTACTGGCGCAGGGGATACGACGAAAAAAAGCAAGCATGTACCTGTCACACCGAAAGAAATTGCAGAAGCAGCCATTGCTTCCGCGAAAGCCGGGGCCACTGTAGCACATGTACATGCCCGTGACCCGGAGACCGGAGGGATCAGTCATCATATTGATCATTATCGAGAGATTGTAGACCGTATCCGTGAATCGGAAACAGATGTGATTATCAACATTACTTCAGGTGGGGGTGGAGACTTCATCCCTAGTCTTGACACACCGGCAGCCGGAGGGAACGGAACCGATATGCAAACACCGGCAGAGAGACACGAGCCGGTAGGAGAGCTGCTCCCGGAAATGTGTACGTTGGACTGCGGCAGTACGAATTTTGGGAACATGATTTATCTTAGCCCGACAGACTGGCTGCGCGAACAGGCAAAGCTTGTCCAGGCCAGTGGAGTGAAGCCGGAGCTGGAATGCTTTGACACTGGCCACCTTCGTTTTGCTAAACAATTGATCGATGAAGGACTGATAGACGGTGATCCAATGTTCCAGTTCTGCCTGGGTATTCCTTGGGGAGCGGAAGCGGATGTCGAAACCATGACGTACATGAAAAATCGATTGCCTGAAAATGCCCATTGGTCTGCATTTGGCATTGGCAGAATGCAATTGCCAATCGCTGCTCAAGCAGCGATGCTAGGCGGCAATGTCCGCGTGGGATTGGAAGACAACCTGTATTTGAGCAAAGGTGTTTTTGCGCGGAATGATCAGCTTGTCGAAAAGGCGATCACTATGCTGCACGGAAACGGTATGGAAGTGATGACACCACAAGAAGCCCGTGAATCTTACGGATTGAGAAACCCGAACGGAGGAATGAAATCATGA